A single window of Mycolicibacterium aurum DNA harbors:
- a CDS encoding YqgE/AlgH family protein, protein MAQSEDPEDYQDRAAPAAPRVRAGTLLLANTDLLEPTFRRSVIYVVEHNDGGTLGVVLNRASETAVYNVLPQWAKLATKPKTMYIGGPVKRDAALCLATLRAGIDPGGVAGLRHVQGRVVMVDLDADPDSIAPMIEGVRIFAGYSGWTIGQLEGEIERDDWIVLSALPTDVLSEPKVDLWGRVLRRQPMPLSLMATHPIDLSRN, encoded by the coding sequence ATGGCGCAGTCCGAGGATCCGGAGGATTACCAGGACAGGGCCGCGCCCGCCGCTCCCCGGGTGCGTGCAGGCACGTTGCTTCTCGCCAACACCGATCTGCTCGAGCCGACGTTTCGGCGCAGCGTCATCTACGTCGTCGAACACAACGACGGCGGAACCCTCGGCGTGGTGCTCAACCGGGCCAGTGAGACCGCGGTGTACAACGTGCTGCCGCAGTGGGCGAAGCTGGCCACCAAGCCCAAGACCATGTACATCGGCGGCCCGGTCAAGCGTGATGCTGCACTATGTCTGGCGACGCTGCGGGCGGGCATCGACCCCGGCGGTGTCGCGGGCCTGCGGCACGTGCAGGGCCGGGTGGTGATGGTCGACCTGGACGCCGACCCTGATTCGATCGCACCGATGATCGAGGGCGTGCGGATTTTCGCCGGCTATTCGGGTTGGACCATCGGTCAGCTTGAGGGCGAGATCGAGCGTGACGACTGGATCGTGTTGTCCGCGTTGCCCACTGACGTGCTGTCAGAGCCCAAGGTGGACCTGTGGGGCCGGGTGTTACGCCGGCAGCCGATGCCGCTGTCGCTGATGGCCACCCACCCGATCGACCTCAGCCGCAATTAG
- a CDS encoding MFS transporter, whose product MPDDRVPRTLLRSVQALPDFRRLLELRAVSQFADGLFQAGLAGAILFNPEREATPGAIAAAFAVLFLPYSLLGPFAGALLDRWDRRLVLVGANSGRLLVVIAVGTLLAFGVGDIPILLSALIANGFTRFVSSGLSAALPHVVPRAQVIAMNSVATATGSIAAFAGAIFMLLPRWLWGAGDSGSATTIFLVTVPVAAALLFSMRFRPRLLGPDDSARAIHGSVVYAVATGWLHGARTALAIPTVSATLAGLAAHRMVFGINTLLVLVMVRHTEAATVAGFGTTVLFVSAGGAGQFLATVLTPVAVKRWGRYATPNAALAFAAVVQLCGATLHLPVMIVCGFLLGAAGQVVKLCADTAMQMDVDDALRGHLFTVQDSLFWMAFILAISGAAVVIPSDGHAPLLALAGTGLYLAGLAVHAGVGRRGRPRG is encoded by the coding sequence GTGCCCGACGACCGCGTACCCCGTACGTTGTTGCGTTCGGTGCAGGCGCTACCCGATTTCCGCAGACTCCTCGAACTGCGGGCGGTCAGCCAGTTCGCCGACGGCCTGTTCCAGGCCGGTCTTGCCGGTGCGATCCTGTTCAACCCGGAACGCGAAGCGACGCCGGGCGCCATCGCCGCCGCGTTCGCCGTGCTGTTCCTGCCGTACTCGCTGCTCGGTCCGTTCGCGGGAGCTCTGCTGGACCGCTGGGACCGGCGGCTGGTGCTCGTCGGGGCCAACAGCGGCCGGCTGCTGGTGGTGATCGCGGTCGGCACGCTGCTGGCCTTCGGGGTGGGCGACATACCAATCCTGTTGAGCGCGTTGATCGCCAACGGCTTCACCCGCTTCGTCTCATCCGGATTGTCGGCCGCGCTTCCGCATGTCGTGCCGCGCGCGCAGGTGATCGCGATGAACTCCGTGGCCACCGCCACCGGTTCGATCGCGGCGTTCGCCGGCGCCATCTTCATGCTGCTGCCGCGGTGGCTGTGGGGCGCCGGTGACTCCGGCTCGGCCACCACCATCTTCCTGGTGACGGTGCCCGTCGCGGCGGCCTTGCTGTTCTCGATGCGGTTCCGGCCCCGACTGCTGGGCCCCGACGACAGCGCCCGCGCCATCCACGGCTCCGTCGTCTACGCGGTGGCCACCGGATGGTTGCACGGCGCACGAACCGCGCTGGCGATCCCGACGGTCTCCGCCACGCTGGCCGGACTGGCCGCGCACCGCATGGTGTTCGGCATCAACACACTGCTGGTGCTGGTGATGGTGCGCCACACCGAAGCGGCAACGGTGGCCGGATTCGGTACGACCGTGCTGTTCGTCTCCGCGGGCGGTGCCGGGCAGTTCCTGGCGACCGTCCTGACGCCGGTCGCGGTGAAACGCTGGGGCCGCTACGCCACGCCCAACGCCGCGCTGGCATTCGCGGCCGTGGTGCAGCTGTGCGGGGCGACCCTTCACCTCCCGGTCATGATCGTGTGCGGATTCCTGCTCGGCGCCGCGGGTCAGGTGGTCAAGCTGTGCGCCGACACCGCGATGCAGATGGACGTCGACGACGCGCTGCGCGGACACCTCTTCACGGTGCAGGACTCGCTGTTCTGGATGGCGTTCATCCTGGCGATCTCCGGGGCGGCGGTCGTCATTCCGTCGGACGGCCACGCCCCCCTGCTCGCCCTCGCAGGCACCGGTCTCTACCTGGCGGGGCTGGCCGTGCACGCCGGCGTCGGTCGGCGGGGCCGCCCGCGCGGATAA